The sequence below is a genomic window from Cygnus atratus isolate AKBS03 ecotype Queensland, Australia chromosome 4, CAtr_DNAZoo_HiC_assembly, whole genome shotgun sequence.
ttactgatcAAAAGgctattttattgctttaatagAGTTAGTAGACTTCCGGGTCTTACTGATGGACTAAAACTTGCACTGCAGGGGTATTTTACCAAGTGTTGAGGGAAGGAACTGTCtatgctgcatttaaaaaatctgaatgctAGCTATTAGAGCAGCTGTAGAAGGTGGACAGACATCTATCGCTGCCACATCATCggtagtaaaagaaaaagcatccaaGATGCATATACCAGAAGTAAACAACTGTGCCTGCAAAAGGTAGAGTCCTTGTTTCTCAGACCTTGGTTCTACTTCTCAGTAGTCAAAGCATCCTATTTAAGCGTACTGAGATCTTACCTTTGTAGAAGAGACTGTTACATGTTCCACATGCAGTAACACAAGTCAGTGTTGCAcataaacaaatgtaaaaagtCATAATGGAGTGCTGTAGAGTAAGTCAAGTTACATAGTAAATGTTATTTAGAGTCCTCCGGAGACTCATTTCTGACAATATAATGGGCCTaaactttttctctctgagaaagctgataaaaaaaaaaaatatatcagtcaCCACAGCACTTGTGTACTACTCTTGCAGCATTACATTTCACTACACTGCATGTAATGGGTTCCTTCTCTTAAACTTCTATCCAGATTGAAGACTTAACAAAAGCATTGATTTTATCCCTATAGATATAGGAAGGACTGTTACTGAGAGAGCTGCAAGATAGCTCAGTAGCTAAGCTTCTTTATGATGTTAATTGCTGTCCTTTCCGTGTAGAAGACAGGGTGCTGTGATCTGTCTTAACAAGAGCCTATAGAAAGGGACATCTAGAAACACTTTTCTCTGGAATCTCCTTGCATGCATGATCAGTATGTACCCTCCATTAGGTAAATGTTCTAGGCTAGCTGGTATCAAATTGAGGGACTGAGTAGTTCTGTTGCAGCTGTGGTtatcccagcctgcagctgatGTGTTGCTGTAACAAAGTTCCTCCTAGAAGGGTAGAAGACAGGTCTCCaactcattttgaaaacagaagtgatgGTGAAGTCAAGTTTTTTGAAGATAATGTTAACTGAATACTATTCTTTATCCAAGAGTTACaatccaaagcaaaacacaagtgGAGGAAGATAGAGGCTCGTTatacatcttttatttaaaaaaaaaagtccataatGTACATAAAGTCTTAGTTACTGTCTTGCACTTCTACCAATGGTCCTTTTAGTAAAGGCAGTGCCTGGCAATTAAGGTTAAATAGCTTGTATTGAATTGTAGGCATCATGGTGCTACAATTACCTTGGAAATGATGACGAGAGTTAGTAGCTGCGGAATAATTGCAGCAGAGTATGGTTTTATAGAGAACGCTGAAAGCAAAGCCGTTAATAAATATGCCCAGCAACTAATAATTAGATTTTCACCAATTAGTGAGAAAgtaaaattgaagaaaattaagGATATATTCTACCCTTAATCAGTTACAGAAAGTACAGGGCTAAAATAATGTTGCTATGTTTTTAAGCAGTGTTTGAAATAACCTAAGTCTTAAAAAATTGCTCTTGCCTTAAGAGCTGAGAACAGATGAGGTATGAAACAAGGGAGGAACAAATACTGTTAATGAAAACAGGGACTACTTCTGAATGAACTGGTTCATGAATGTGATAGCGTATTACAATGTAACCTCTTGTAGTAATAGTTTTCAGAAGACAAGACAGGTGTCacagatcttatttttttaaattcaacagCAATTGTTAACTGGAAGGTATGACCATGAAAGCTATTGCATTGAAAAATTAACTTTCCTTCCAGCTAAAATGCAGGAATACTGTGCACCTAAAATGGAATAGCTGAATTTAACATAATTCTGGAAAGCTAAGCAATCTTAATTTTCACAGCAAGTGAAATGCTGTGGAAAAAGTCACTAAGACACTCAGCTAGTTACTTTGCTCTCCACATCCCCACCCCATTACCATACCTGGTTATTTATACCTAACAGAAATAACcttaactattaaaaaaaaaaactggtttTTGAAAAGCTAGAGCATAATTGTTACTTAATGGTTACACTGCGTGATCTTAGagctcttttccaacctaaatgactcTACGAGGCACTCCCAGCAGTTCTCATCCTTCAGATGGGTAAAAATGAGCATTGGCAGAAATCCTGTGCACATGCAAGAAATTAAGAGTAGTTTTAGTAGTAGCCATAGTGAGCAAAGAAGCCCCCAGGCCTTGCAAGCTtttacaagttgttttttttaattactctttAGAACATATCTGTGACAATAAAGGTGCCTAGAATCACACACAAATAAGTAGTTCTGATAAGCTCCAAGCAGGGATTCTCTTTTCAATATAAACCTTAAAATACTGAAACTACAAGCACATGTACTAGTTATACacacaatcccctccctccgcAAAAAGGAGGGTTGTCTTCATTTGTCATTCACACTCAGAAGTACTAGCAGTGAAtcaaattgaaagaaaatgaacagtttaaataaaatctttaattgCTTATTTACAACAAAGGCAATGACTTGGCAATTGAAAAGTAGGATTTGCACTTTCCCACTAGCTTCAGATACAGCAAGTACAGTCAACTATAAAATGCGCAGCCTAGTGAGTAAGGCGCAATATTTACATCACACTAGTACTGCAAAATAAGCACTTAAGATGAGTTCACTGTGACAGCCAGCAGTTAAGCATTTATCCAGTAAATGCTAACAATGCTGAAAAAGAATCTTCAGATGTCACTTTATGTCAATGCTCTAGGTTTGTCAGATTGCAAACATGCAATAGTAATAAAAACCTGGTAATGGGAtaaaaaaactgattttctcagtttgtaaaaggttaaaatgttttgataaaagtgtttttttccttggtcTGAAATTTAATGACCCAGTAACTCCAGATTTAACTAGCTACTTAACTTTACTTTAGCAAAGGTCTCTTCTGAGGGGGTACACAGAAATCAATTATTACATTTGAACAGGCTATACTAGAAGCATAGTACAGTAATCACAGACACAAATTTATGAATACAAATTACTACAGACATGTTAAGATGTTACGTTTTAACAGCTTAAAAAATTTAAGTGTTAAAGAATTTATTGCAgccaaaaataaagaagtaagTTTTGTTCtcaattttgtttttgacattctttattttccccttcccacctaAATATTTTATGGTAGTAACCATTTTAGaaggataggaaaaaaacagtcaagtGTAAGTTATTAATTCAAAACCTATCTTCCTGGCTGTCTATTCTGAATGTAAAAGACTAACAAATTACAAGCTAGAAGAACAAGAGATATGCCAGCTGTATGTTCTGGACATGGAAGTTTGTGGTAAGACCTATAGGGaatgttgtgttgtttttttttctttatagattCTTTACAGATGCTCTGTAATTACCTTCATGAAGGAATTTTATTTAGCAatgcaggaaagggaaaaagatggCATGTGCACAGAAGTTACCATGTCATCCACGCACCGTTCagccttgtcctatcattaaTAGGACAACCAAAACCAATATAAGGAGTCTTTGCTACTGACCTCCTTAAATTACATTCTTGAAATTAACATTTCCCCCAGTAGTAGTATTTACAGTTCATGTTTAGAAGAGCAtagtatttttcaagtttctttcGTATTAATAGAAGTCAGTGTAGTTTTGCCATACCGTGTAACagatatataaacatttaacaGTTTAAAGAGTTGATTCTTACGTTTCTTCAGAAACTTTTACAGTATGCATGTTTTATATTCACAGGGTAGTCAGATACATCCATTATAGACTCAGAATTAAGATGTCAGTTACAGCCATGTCCTCTTCCTGTCCGTGCAGTGGCTGTTCCAAGCTACTCGACTTCCATCGCTAATAGCGTATGTTAACAGAAGGTGTGTGGCAAGTACACAACAGACTCGTTGACGCGTTCAAAGAAAAGGCAAGTCTAACTTCTATCCGAAGCTTTCTCTAATAAGTTGTGCTCTAGTTCAGGTGATTCCTTAGTGTCTCGAATAGCAGGAGTGTTATAAATACCATCAACTGCAGGGACCGTCGTTGGTGTTGTGAGAGGTGTCACAGTGTGTCCAAACCCCTGGTAATGACCCATGGGTGAAGATGGCATTGAAGAAGCATCAGAAATAGGGTCTTGAGTAGATGAAGACAGTAAACTTGTATGCTCGTTTTGTTCATGATCctcagcaaaaaatatttttcttggctGGCCCAGAACCGTCCTTCCTAGAATTATgccaaatgaaaatgcattttaacacTTACAGCGATACACCAAGGTCTTCAAACACACAAACTTTAAAATAGCCATGTTAAATTAGAAGATTAGTCTTCGTTTTAGAAGAGTTTTACGTGGCATTGTTATCTTCAGTCAATAAAAGGATGTCTTtccatttggggggggggggaggggcgggaCAGGAAGACATCCCCCTCTATTCTACCTAAAACATCTGAAACTCACACTGagatatgtatatttaaaagaaaaattaaaaactagtCACTCAACTCAGGATTAGTGGGAAGAGCAAAGTGCCAGATATCCTATGAAATCCTTTAGGGATGCAGCTGCCATGAATTTTGTATGGGATGTTCTCAATGTACTATAGAGATGGCTAATAGTACAAAATGAAGCTGGAAAAATGCATACACTGCTAACAGATCATACACATCTGTCTGTTACTCACCAACATTTCGAACCTGTTCTGATATATCTGCCCTTATATCAGAAATATCCCACATTGCAAGGAAAGAGTCGAAGCATGACCCTTCTTCAGCTTCTTGAACATAAGGTTTATAGGAGAAACTGTAGTGATGTGCAATAGCAGCCAGGAACATCTCAACACAAATGATAAAATCCTGCAACAAGGAGAGGTATTAATTAATACTTATCATTCATAACTAGAGAAAAATAGCTCCCAGGTTTCTTCTACCATTTAAAGACTGATAGCAATGGCACTGGGATGCTGACATCAGCTGCTTTTTCACTAGAGATTCTTGGCAGATATCAGAGCGCCACGTGTACTACATACACACTGGAACAAGTCCTTGCTGGACAGACCAACTTGCTGAGAAGTGGAGAGTCAAAAAGAACCAGCTTTATAATGTACTCTTTTCAAGAACAGTCACAAGGATATCcaacagaagtatttaattGGGCCGCATTCCTCCCACACAACACACGGATATAGAAGTAGTGAGCAGAAACCTCACTTGGGGTGACCAGCTGAAATTTGGTCcaacttttaaataattcactAAGATATGACAGTATTTGCTTGAAATCAGCTACGTCATCCTACATAAAGCAATTTCTCCTATGAAGTAATAGTCTGCTCCTACCTGTAGGCCTGTAGCCACAGCTTCCACACTTTGCCATTCCCAGGTGCGTTTCTCAGAAATAACGCCAACTTTCACCAGCAGTGCAATAAGCACAGCTTGCCTGTAAAGATTCctaattgttattattgttgtaaCAGTGGTGCCTACAAACCACCAAGCAAATCTGCTAAACAATGCATGTTTGTAGGTATATGCATGTACGTATGTAGCAAGAATCTTATAAACAAATTTGCTGTTTGTATATTTAGactttaaaaggagaaaaacaaaatgaagtagGCTTGAAGAAAATCTTAATTCAACCATGGTCCTAAAGACCAACAGAGAAGACAGCTAAAGAAGAGTTTGTTCTTCCAGGTCTTTATTAGAACAAGTTGCTTCTCTATCAGGATGTTAAAGCAGCCCACAGAGTAACGGTCAACTAGTCAAATGCATTCACTCATTAGTAGCTAAGTGTGagcaatgcttaaaaaaaatacagaaaataactgaaaagttaaaaaaaaatcattttgaaataactgcAAGTGAGgattctaaaataaattacgTTCTTGAGAGTTACCTTACAAAACACCAAGTCTGAACTCATCTCAAGTGAATGAGACTGCTGTGTCCAAAATACTGATATCCTTTTCCCCTTGCAGCACTTCACCAAGATTGTGGCTAGACATTTTGGAGCCTCTAACCTCAGTGATGCCAAtccagcattttctgttcttctatGACTCTACTCTGAGAGCAAGAAGTAATGAGTAAACAATTCACTTACCAGAAAGACACAAAAACTACCATCTTCACACAAAGGAACTTGCCaacaggttggatggggttcAGTTCTTCACGTAGTACTTTATAAAACAGCACCAGACAGTACATAGCAAACTAACAGGGAAAAGAAAcgaagaaaagctttaaaatctttgaaatcCTTGTTTATTTTGAGATGTTTCACAGCATCTCTTCAGTTCCAAAAATACCACAGTATGATGCAAACTTAAGAAGctattttagaaaggaaattctGGACTTACTGAATCTCCATCCTTATTGTGttaaagcagaattattttttttgcctgaaattgtgtttctgaaatgtatcATATTGTCAGACAAAGACTGAGGTCATCTGTCTACAAACTAAAACAAGGCATAGGAAGCTCCCATAAGATCTTTTCAATGCCAAGTGCAGCTCTACAGAAAATGGCATAAAAAGTGGGTGTTCTTTCAGGCTTCTGTTAAGGATGCCTGAAAGGTTCTTTCTATGAGAAAAGAGGCAAGGAATACAATCTTCATTGCAAAACTGAGCAATCTGAACTGCAAGCAACCAAACTAATGTATAGCCAAACAAAAGTAATTGATCTCCCCTTTTCAGGGACATTCTTCTAGCCTattactgcaatttttttttaagcaatcgTGTCACCCTGGACACAAAGAagcatgtgctgctgctgggactgctgtcacagcagaaagcagttaCAGCTCATTCTCTAACAGTCACCCAATAAACACAGCTGTGGCAGCCAGAGGACACCCTGATCAGATGGGATGTCATGCTGTTATGATATCTGCTGCTGTTgccagaggtgctgcagcagttCACGTGTAACGTGCTCTAGGTGAAGCAGCAAATGATTCCTCCACTTTCCTAGCCAGCCACCAAATGCCCTCTCTGACCTCCAAGATGAAATCTCTAGGCCTACAGGCTGACGTCTTACCCTTTCCCCATCACATGGCAGCTGAGCCAAGAGCCTTCTGGCTACTGCAGTCAGGGGCTTTCACACTGGAATAACTTCCCCTCTCTAAAACGCACACGCTCCAAGTCTCTTAGGggtaatttcaaattaaaagctAAATTGCCACGGACTCCTGAGTATCCCTTTTCCTTAAAATCCAAATATTGGCTAGAGAGACAAGAAAACCTTATAATTATGcagtctttttccttcaaagaccAGGTGTTAGGCTAGCATCTCTGCACTGTGTGCatggcttctgttttttctgtcaaGGCTGTTACCACTAGCTTTGCAACGGTATTTTGAACAAAGCCGCAGGGATTCTCTGTATGTGTGCTGGGAGGAAGCTAGCAAGGTGAGTGGAGTCTTGTCAtctgcagaggggaaaagtTTGCAGCTGTAGCATGCCTGGGGTCTTCTGACAACTTCATCGAGTAGTTTGGGGTAGAGAGGTGGGACACTACTGATTTATTGAGCTTAGAAGTCAAAATAATGTCTAAAGACTAAAGTCTAAAGTTTAATaaagtctaaaataaaattttagattGTTGTCCTAGCGTTCTGTACAGAGTATTTAAAAGATATGAAGAACAAGAATTAGAATGAAATATTCTACCTATAAGAATTACCAGACATTCATGCAATTACTCTCAACAGTTCACATAAGAAGAATTACATAATACTAACATGActtaaaagagcaaaagatATACTTCTGATACTCACTAGCTGTGACATGTTGTTAAGTATAACCAAGTAAGTCCAAGCATTGTTGAAGCTGAAGTTTCCTTCGTCGTACACGTCCACTAGCTCACaaattctgaaagaatttttaGAATTAATCACAACATAGTACACTAACACTTTCTTGAAATGCTAAACCTTCATCACATCAATTAACTGTTAGAATCCAAAATCTGTTTTGGTACTAAAATACGAGCAATAGGGGTCTGCACAAGAATCACTTTCCAACAGTATATTAagtttatattgtatttttcccagaagaaacaATGTTTGAATATCATAATATATATAGgtaagtcattttttttttatttttagcccaaaaaaggagaatgaaaatgCAGGGCTAACACATCCCATTGCTGAACGGGATATTTATTTACATGGATATTCTTTGTGAATAACAACTTTTTCACAGTCCCACAGAATTAACAGCACCGATCATCAATACAAAGTTTGTGAAAGTAAACTTTAAACATCAACACACAGAACTGCCTGCTATTCCTTTACAACAAGAAATTATATGGTATGTACAAAGGCACAAAGTCAGGCTTATCACATGCGAAGTTTAgtacaattttaaaagttatgtGAAACTTGGCATTAAAAACACCCAGTTGTTAAAACCAGAGAAGAagtaggaggaaaagaagactCTAAAATTAAGAGATTGGTGCTCTAAAACATCTTTCCCACATAAACAGTACTTTATATCCTCCCCCacttctttcagcagcaggcattaactatttattatttaaattctgCAAATAGTCATTTGCAATAGAAGCCATAAAGAAACCAAAGGCTGATGCAAATTGCTGGGACCCATTTAGAACGTAACACAACTAGTCTGCTTTCAAGCTGCATTGCTTCAATACAAAGGGCACGAAAATTCTTTCCAGTGTAACTCAAAATTACGTTCTGAAGACCAAGGTTAATTATTTATGAGCGTACTTACAAAGCAATAATGGTGGTAAATGGTCTGACAACAGTGTACTGCAAAACACCCAGTTTACATCTAAATAATAAAACtctgcaagagaaacaaaaaattcatTGTACAAGAATTTAAAGACAATTCACTTATGGAAATGTCCTGTTCTCAGGGGTTTCACTATTTCACAGTAATTTCAACTTAGCTTACTTCCAGGACTTCAGGCTACAGTTTACTGTGTGTATAAGCACAACGGAATAGACCTTTATAGATCCATACAAGAAAATACTTGGTGATACCACTTCCAGCTATGGAAAGATTCTGTCTGGGCTGAACAAAGAGATTGAAATTTTCACTTCAAGGATGTTTCGGAATCACATTCATAGTTTGTCTTTAACATTAAAGCAACTTTATGAAAATCTcttgagagagaaggaaaacttaTTATGCTGCTCATCAGAGTAAACATGCAGAAACAAGCAGCTCATGGGCatatggattttctttcctccctcaggTGTGGAAACAATATGCTATATGGCATCACCGAGTCAACGTGAGGTTTGTGGCAAACATTCTATGacagcaaaaaaagcaaattccaaGAGAcctttttccaatatttttcaaaaaaatcaaatcattctCCAGCATCAGGTGCTGAACAATGTATGTTAGTAACTACATGTGATTTCTAGGATGTTTTACAGCTAGATCAAAACATGTTCACAGCTGCTTTCAGTAGGAGTTCATCACTGATAAACGAAATGCGTGCAAACCACAAACAGACCAGTgccaagcaacaacaacagttATATTACTAAATATTAAAACGTTTGTATCTGATTACACAGCTTAAAATTGTAAGGTGCCATCATATACTCACTCTCCCATAGCCCACGATGGACAACAACACAGGGGAGGCAGATGTCTCTGCTGATCTTTCGCTTCTATTATTAATACAAGGTTTGGATACCGGTTGGTTAggtaatttgaaagaaaaaccatAAAATTATAGATGACATAAGCTTCATAGCATTCTCGACATGTATCCACATATATTGCAATGTTGGGGTATTTCAAAGCTATCCACTGCAAGAAGAGAGGTACACAAAAGGTTACGTGCAAGTAAGGCAAAAGCAATTCCAATGACAACACTGGCTGCCTAGTTCAGCCAGACACACTTCACTAGGCAGGAGGCAGTAAGTGAAATAAACTTGAAGTTTTTGTCTAGTAAGAGTGTGATGCTACAGCTAGAAAGTAGCATACTGTAAAAATACAAGTGGAACTTCAGAttgcatctctgctgcttcaAATGAAAGCAGGCTTAAAGCACTGCACGAGAGGTGCTCTGTATCTCTCCCAACACAATGCAGTCTTCAATTTAAAAGTAACTGTGGAGATGGTTCCCCATGCATGACCTACTCCTATCAGGAGGGGACAAGAAACAGTTTCCTGAAATTTGCATATTCCTGTCAATATGGATATGAAAACTAACTTTGTAGTCCTTTGGTACAAAGTTCGTTTCCTATGTAATGCATAAATGTTTGCTCCAGCATGTTTGCAAAATATATGAAGACAGCAGCTGATTAGCTTTCAAGTGGTAGTCATCGCTCCAACCTAagcatttcagacagaaaattgctttttgtttttgtctggcAAAACTGTAATTATGGATCAGCTGCCAgagctttccattttttatttttgagtattACTCTGTTCTTGAACTGTTAAGTGCAGCCTGTGCAAGTggtttacttcattttattggtttgtgttttgtctcCCAAACAGAGGCAGGTATTTTGAGTTTACTGTGCTTCCCTAGGTTGTAGTGGTGTGAATGTTGTGCCTTCTCAGAACTTCTTATTCGAACTTCAGGAAGATGCTTGGCTTCCTCATTGCAGTTAGGAAATACTAGAGATGGCAGCTACTACAACATCTTTATGGAGCATGCGATGCTGCATCACAAACTGTTTGAACCTGAGAATTTTATGTTCAGCTCAGATTCTATACTCTAGTAGAACACCATACTT
It includes:
- the TMEM184C gene encoding transmembrane protein 184C; amino-acid sequence: MPCTCGNWRRWIRPLVVLLYIVGLLVVVPLCVWELQKLEVGIHTKAWFIAGIFLLMTIPISLWGILQHLVHYTQPELQKPIIRILWMVPIYSLDSWIALKYPNIAIYVDTCRECYEAYVIYNFMVFLSNYLTNRYPNLVLIIEAKDQQRHLPPLCCCPSWAMGEVLLFRCKLGVLQYTVVRPFTTIIALICELVDVYDEGNFSFNNAWTYLVILNNMSQLFAMYCLVLFYKVLREELNPIQPVGKFLCVKMVVFVSFWQAVLIALLVKVGVISEKRTWEWQSVEAVATGLQDFIICVEMFLAAIAHHYSFSYKPYVQEAEEGSCFDSFLAMWDISDIRADISEQVRNVGRTVLGQPRKIFFAEDHEQNEHTSLLSSSTQDPISDASSMPSSPMGHYQGFGHTVTPLTTPTTVPAVDGIYNTPAIRDTKESPELEHNLLEKASDRS